The following DNA comes from Denticeps clupeoides chromosome 14, fDenClu1.1, whole genome shotgun sequence.
CAGATGAAGATTCCAATTCACATGACCAAAGTGGTCACTCCCCATAATATGTTAATAGACTAGTTATTACTTCCtctgagtttaaaaaaaaaaaaaaaaaaaagacagctaatgtaaatgtattgttcaGCACGAACGatatcactttcatttcatacaGCAATTGGTTTCAGTGCCTATAAGTACCTCTATGATCTGGAAAATGAGATGGTCATCTTCCAGAATAAAAATTTCAAGTATTCCTGCTGCTCATTTAAAACCAGACAGAACCAAAGGAAAATGGTCAAAATGTACTCTTTAAgaagtaaatgaaaatatataaagtcTGTCTGTTTCTGGTAGCCTTTGTAAACTAGAGCAGCATGTCTTGCCATAACAACCATTAACAACCAGAAGAGCTCCGCATTTATCTCCTGGAGATCTTCAGCTGTCTGAAACAGCTGCTCACAGGGTCATATTATTCGCTGCATCTCGTGGCAGCATTAAACACATCAGGAAATCTGTGCCTGCATCTTGAGGTGTGCTGCCACAACAGTCAAAAGCTCGATGTCACTCCTGAAAAATCACAGTAAGAGGGAGACAGGCTAAAAATCACTTGAGGCGCTGTGTCACATTTGCCAGGGCCACAGCAAAAGCTTGCACAGCAGAGAATGGATATTGAAAGTCCAAGATGTAAGCATTGCCATCAATCCTGCCAAACTGCATCACCTGTACATGAAGATAAACACAGGTTACAAAAATCACATATAATACACAACATAGATCTATTATGAAGCAGTTAGGAGCACAAAGAACAGTTTTGCCCTTGTTCACCAATATATTGGCCATGTTCACAAAGTTTATCTGTTGTCTCACTTTGTTGTGTTGGCAGTCTGACCAATAAAACCATCTTGATCAACTGCAGATCCAATAGGTGGTACTAGATgcatctacagggtgggccatttatatggatacaccttaataaaatgggaatggttggtgatattaacgtcctgtttgtggcacattagtatatgtgagggggcaaacttttcaagatgggtggtgaccatagtggccattttgaagtcggtcatcttcgatccaacttttgttttttcagtaggaagagggtcatgtgatgcatcaaatttattggtaatttcacaagaacgtaactttattctttcatgagttatttacaagtttctgaccacttataaaatttgttcaatgtcaccaaccattcccattttattaaggtgtatccatataaatggcccaccctgtagatttaCTAGATGTATCAGTAGAGTAAtatcaggggaaaaaaaaaaaaagtcaccagtTCTTACCTGTCTACCCTCAAGTTCAATCTGAAAGTTTTTTGCAGACTCTTGAGTGACCCTTCCTCCAAAGTCCAGTTGGTAGACCTGTGTGGCTTCATTCCATAGTGGTTGTTTGTTTGCCATGACATAAACAAAGCCCTGGCTGCCCAAGCCACggtcttctttttcatttgccTTGCGACACTTAATTTCATCCAGCTCACAGGCACCGGCCCGTAAGTTCCTTTTagtcttccagctcttcttgTTGCTCTGACTTTGGTTCATTAACTCATCCCCGCTTATAAAAAGTTCTGGTTCACTCTCAGAGCTGTCCTGGAACTCACTTGTGGTGCCTTTGCTCAGTTTCTTGGCTTTCAGTTGCTCCTTTTGCCCCTTAGGTTTCTTCTTGTCGCGCCCACCCAGCCTGGGACTAGAGATGAGGGAATTGAAGTCCCCCAGTGCTCTACCTTCCTTCTTGGATTTGTTTCCTCCTTCTGTGATGGCCGGCATGTTAGTCTCATCTGCACGGTTGTTGTTGTCCAACCGTTTGCGGCTCTTCTTGCCAAACTTGTCTGCTCTCTGAGGGATAGGACTTTCATTCAAAGAGAGAACTTCAGGGAAACTTTCTCTAGCTTCAGCCACTGCGTCAGGGGAGCCAAGGTGTTCTTGCATGTCAGAGGTaggaggagggggaggtggtggtggtggtggtggtggggaaaGTATAGGTTTGTCCATCACCGTGAGGGAGGACTTCACAGGAAGTGTACCAGACGGACTTGAAGTAGGTGGGCAGGGACTGTAGGTGCCCCAAGGTTGCAGACCAACAGGAGGGATAGGGAGTCCAGCACAAGCACTTGCACCAGGGTACATAGGTGGGAGTGGACAACAAGCAAATCCTGGGTAGCCAGGTGGCAAGACAAGAGTAGGGTCTTGCTGGGTAAAAGAGAGAGGTGCAACAACTTCTTTAGGTGAACAAGGCCGTGGGGGAGCCTGTATGGCCTGAATCTGTGTCCCACTATAACCTGCACCTGCTGAATAGGGCAATGCAATCTGGTAACCAGCAGGCACCTGGAAAGAGGAAGAACTCTGGGAAGTAGGAGATTTGGGTGAGAGGACAATGGGCACCCTGGACACGTCGAGATGCTGATTGGGGGTCAGGATAATTGGAGGTGGTTTGTGTGAGCCAGTAAGAGTGGAGGACGTAGGCAAAGTGCCAGATCTTTCCTGTGGGATCCAAATCTCCTCTGTGGCCGATGGGTCCCATTGATACGGAGGGGGTTGTTTGACTGTCAAGGTGGTCACCTCGGTGCCCATGGCAAGATGCCTAAGGGATTGGCTCAGCGCTTCATCCTCAGTGAAAGCAGAATTCACATAGTCTGCCCGCTCTCTATTTCCCGCACTCCCCCCACCAACGCTACCACTGCCATCTAAGCTCAACAAGTTGTACGAAGATTGAGATGGTATTGGTGAAGCACTGCTTGAATGCACTATGACTGTACTGTGGGGGGCACCATTTCCTGTTGGAGGAAAATCCTGTCGTATGATTGTTCCCCCGGCAATGCCGTTACTACCCCCACTAGCACCTCCAGCGCTTACACTGCCATTACTGCTGCACTGACTACAGGTGTAAAGTGTGGGGGGCACTCTTTGCTGATAACTCGCAGCAAGGGCATTAGCTTTGGCTTTGGTGGGAAGAGTCCGCACATCCAACATCTGAGAAACCTTCAGCGCTGCCTCGCGGCTGTTCCGTCGCAAAGTTGCATGGATCAGGGTACTGTCAATCCTTTGGCCCGACATCCGCCCTGAGTTTGTCTGATTTGCATGATCCGGGTAGGGTGGTGGGTCCCCACTAGGTATGGAATACCTGGGCACGGTAAGACGATTAAGGGTGGCAGAGGCATAAGGAAGTTGAATCTTTTTGCCATCAGCAGAGGAAGAAGACAAACCAGAGGACGAGGTGACCCTGAGGGTGGCAGAGCTTCCAGGGCCCTGTAGCGTGTAAACATTTTGATTGCAGATTAGCCGCGTCCGTGGCCGGCAGACCTCTTCCACATTGCCGCTACTGTCAAATGTAGTGATCCTCTCATAGCCCAGTGGTGTTGGGTACTGCACCGCCTGTGCACCAGCAGGATATAGCGTAAATTCACCTTTTTTCAAGCACTGGTCTACAGGTGGTGGGGTACTATTTGCACAACCTGCAGCCCCAGAGGATGCTCCAACAGAACAGGGTGTtgatgctgcagctgctgtggcGTTTgaggctgcagcagctgctaaAGTCCCAGGGTAAGGTGGTGGGGGGTTCATTTTGCTGATTTCTGAAGGAGTGTTGAACACTACGGCATCTCCGTCAGCCAACTGAGAAGCAGAACGTGTTGGCTTCATTTTCAGCAGTTGCTCATGTTCTACCCGTTCTGTTCTATGATCACTGGTGGGGTGGGGGACCTGCAAAGCACTCTGTGTGATCTGAAGAACTGGGTTAGAGGGTGGACCTTGAGGTAGGGAGTGACCTGTGATCTGTATCTGGATTGCTTGCTGCTGTTGAAGTTGATGTTGCTGGATcagttgctgctgctgaactTGCTGCTGTTgtaactgctgctgctgttgctgctgtagCTGCATCTGTTGATGCTGTTGTTGTAGCAGCTGCATTTGATGATGCTGTTGTAACTGCTGTTGCTGCATCTGCTGATGTTGTTGCTGCAACTGTTGTTGCTGCATCTGCTGATGTTGCTGTAATTGCATCTGCTGATGCTGTATCTGCTGTTGGAACTGTTGTTGCTGCATCTGCGGATGCTGCTGTTGGAACTGTTGTTGCTGCATCTGCGGATGCTGCTGTTGGAACTGTTGTTGCTGCATCTGCGgatgctgctgttgctgcatcTGCGGATGCTGCTGTTGGAACTGCTGTGGCTGCATCTGAGAATGCTGCTGTTGGAAATGTTGTTGGTGCTGTTGGAACTGCTGTTGCTGCATCTGCTGATGCTGTAACTGCTGTTGTTGTATCTGCTGATGCTGTAACTGCTGTTGTTGTATCTGCTGATGCTGTAACTGCTGTTGTTGTATCTGCTGATGCTGTAACTGCTGTTGCTGCAtctggtggagctgctgctgtatGTGTTGTTGCTGTATTTGCTGATGCTGTAGCGTCTGTTGTTGGGTCTGTTGCTGTTGAATCTGCTGTTGTTGATGAAGCTGTTGGTGCTGTGACTGTTGCTGAGATGGTGTAGGAGCAACTAAAAGACGTCCAACGTCCAAACCTCCAAAGATTACTTGGCCGGGGCCTGAGTACCTTGTGGGAACAGTGTACTGAGCTGTCAAAACTGTGTCCTGGCTCTGGTCAGCTGCTGTAGCAGTTGCCATGGGAGTACTTAAAACATCTAACTGAACATTCTGATTGGCTAGCAAGGATTGGACAAGTCCAATACTCTGAGTAGGGGACATGGCTTGGGCAGGGCTATGGATGGGGGCAATAGGGATGTTGACAGTACAAGGTGGGTTGTCCTCAGATGCCCCTGAAGCTCCTGTGACAGGAAggtcatcttcatcttcactgAAGACATTTGGGCTGAACATGGGGAGGTTTATATAGTCCACTGAAATTTTTCTAACCTCTGGTAGGTAGATAGTCATTTGGCGAGGTTGAAGGTGTAGCAGGCTAGTCTTATAAACAACTGCAAAAGAGCAATAAGAGATACATGAGACCTTGACATCTGCTGGGGgtaccaaaaaatatatacatatgtgctgaatttttttttttacctgcaccCAGATTGCTTGGCAAAAAGCTTGCAAGGCCAactattttaaactttgttcccCAAATGTTGCTTGTGACCTGGGCAAGGTAGTTATGCTGCAAGAGACAGACCAACATATTGAGTGGGCTCATGtctccagttaaaaaaaaattcaaataaagcCAAGACAGCCAGTAAATATACCTGAGTGATATCATCTAATGGAAACTCTCTGCGGGTCAAACTTGGAGATCCAATAGAAGGTTTCCTAATGGGTAACCGAGGAGATCTAGATATTTCTTGATTGGCACGGGATAGCTTTGGAGACTTTCTGGGATCTATATTGATCCTGTTGGTAAAGGGACACACTAAGTCTCTACAGAGAAGGTAGTGGAtggaaaaagacatttaaaaccaAGCTTGCAAGATGCACATACAGTATTAAGTATTTTACAACTGGGTAGACTGAGTAACTGTGatctggacatggcatgaagaaaggtatttaaaggtcccaaaggtcccctattatgaaaaatgtatataggTCTTAATGGTCCCCTAATACAATATCTGAAGTctatttccaaaattcagcagaattacagccactttgagcctgggtgatttccccaggacacaccatttcagtgtgtgtagctttaaatgcaaatgaggaggagagaggcaggactaGGAGAAGAGCGGTCTAAAGAAGTAAGCGGGCATTTGTgctatataatttgataagtaaatttaaatgtatctGTTTTTGAGGGGTAACATGTCCATAGCAAATGCACTGCaccaggaagttgtataataaacagtttacaaatgcatcaacatatagcataaccgtataccagataaaacaatattcggtcaattctactgaaagtgtaCTTTGTGTGGcgagtgaaataccaggtattacTACGACTCAAGCGATTATACACAATTTAAGAATTTTCTGTGCTCAGttgtagagtttacattaaaaatattgtcagaaaattgTCTGACATGCACTATGTGCTCTTGCCCAAAACAAATGGCTTGTTCTGCAAGTAGGCGTGGCTTCAAGCATGCGATGTGACTCATTTTCACGAGTTTCAGATATTTCTGTGGTAGGCCGGCTTTAAAATAGTATATTCATTATGCAGTGAAAATAGAGAACTTTTTTGTAATACATGAACAATGCGATTCAAACAACTGGTCATC
Coding sequences within:
- the tulp4a gene encoding tubby-related protein 4a isoform X1 gives rise to the protein MFAAVEHGPVLCSDSNILCLSWKGRIPKSEKDKPVCRRRYYEEGWLATGNGRGVVGVTFTSSHCRRERPTPQRINFNLRGHNSEVVLVRWNEPFQKLATCDTDGGIFVWIQYEGRWSVELVNDRGAQVSDFTWSHDGTQALISYRDGFVLVGSVSGQRHWSSEINLESQITCGIWTPDDQQVLFGTADGQVIVMDCHGRMLAHILLHESDGIMSMAWNYPSFLVEDSSESDTDSDDYAPPQGRKVPILQSLVHSLKPLLTVCFTSGDISLMNNYDDLSPVLIRSGLKDVVVQWCSQGDLLAVAGMERHAVIPDSSCAPTIKNAIVKFYNVRGEHIYTLDTPAQRPITTLCWGHRDSRLFLACGPALYVVRVEHRIASLQLLCQQGIASTLREEKDVAKLSIPPRLSTHVSSAFAPTIKPPIPDPNNMRDFVSYPTTGNERLHCTMKRTEDNPEVGGPCYTLYLEYLGGLVPILKGRRISKLRPEFVIMDPKTDGKTDEVYGNSLISSMIDSCNCSDSSDIELSDDWVGKKSPKISRGSKSPKLPRDLVCPFTNRINIDPRKSPKLSRANQEISRSPRLPIRKPSIGSPSLTRREFPLDDITQHNYLAQVTSNIWGTKFKIVGLASFLPSNLGAVVYKTSLLHLQPRQMTIYLPEVRKISVDYINLPMFSPNVFSEDEDDLPVTGASGASEDNPPCTVNIPIAPIHSPAQAMSPTQSIGLVQSLLANQNVQLDVLSTPMATATAADQSQDTVLTAQYTVPTRYSGPGQVIFGGLDVGRLLVAPTPSQQQSQHQQLHQQQQIQQQQTQQQTLQHQQIQQQHIQQQLHQMQQQQLQHQQIQQQQLQHQQIQQQQLQHQQIQQQQLQHQQMQQQQFQQHQQHFQQQHSQMQPQQFQQQHPQMQQQQHPQMQQQQFQQQHPQMQQQQFQQQHPQMQQQQFQQQIQHQQMQLQQHQQMQQQQLQQQHQQMQQQQLQQHHQMQLLQQQHQQMQLQQQQQQQLQQQQVQQQQLIQQHQLQQQQAIQIQITGHSLPQGPPSNPVLQITQSALQVPHPTSDHRTERVEHEQLLKMKPTRSASQLADGDAVVFNTPSEISKMNPPPPYPGTLAAAAASNATAAAASTPCSVGASSGAAGCANSTPPPVDQCLKKGEFTLYPAGAQAVQYPTPLGYERITTFDSSGNVEEVCRPRTRLICNQNVYTLQGPGSSATLRVTSSSGLSSSSADGKKIQLPYASATLNRLTVPRYSIPSGDPPPYPDHANQTNSGRMSGQRIDSTLIHATLRRNSREAALKVSQMLDVRTLPTKAKANALAASYQQRVPPTLYTCSQCSSNGSVSAGGASGGSNGIAGGTIIRQDFPPTGNGAPHSTVIVHSSSASPIPSQSSYNLLSLDGSGSVGGGSAGNRERADYVNSAFTEDEALSQSLRHLAMGTEVTTLTVKQPPPYQWDPSATEEIWIPQERSGTLPTSSTLTGSHKPPPIILTPNQHLDVSRVPIVLSPKSPTSQSSSSFQVPAGYQIALPYSAGAGYSGTQIQAIQAPPRPCSPKEVVAPLSFTQQDPTLVLPPGYPGFACCPLPPMYPGASACAGLPIPPVGLQPWGTYSPCPPTSSPSGTLPVKSSLTVMDKPILSPPPPPPPPPPPPTSDMQEHLGSPDAVAEARESFPEVLSLNESPIPQRADKFGKKSRKRLDNNNRADETNMPAITEGGNKSKKEGRALGDFNSLISSPRLGGRDKKKPKGQKEQLKAKKLSKGTTSEFQDSSESEPELFISGDELMNQSQSNKKSWKTKRNLRAGACELDEIKCRKANEKEDRGLGSQGFVYVMANKQPLWNEATQVYQLDFGGRVTQESAKNFQIELEGRQVMQFGRIDGNAYILDFQYPFSAVQAFAVALANVTQRLK
- the tulp4a gene encoding tubby-related protein 4a isoform X2; the encoded protein is MFAAVEHGPVLCSDSNILCLSWKGRIPKSEKDKPVCRRRYYEEGWLATGNGRGVVGVTFTSSHCRRERPTPQRINFNLRGHNSEVVLVRWNEPFQKLATCDTDGGIFVWIQYEGRWSVELVNDRGAQVSDFTWSHDGTQALISYRDGFVLVGSVSGQRHWSSEINLESQITCGIWTPDDQQVLFGTADGQVIVMDCHGRMLAHILLHESDGIMSMAWNYPSFLVEDSSESDTDSDDYAPPQGRKVPILQSLVHSLKPLLTVCFTSGDISLMNNYDDLSPVLIRSGLKDVVVQWCSQGDLLAVAGMERHAVIPDSSCAPTIKNAIVKFYNVRGEHIYTLDTPAQRPITTLCWGHRDSRLFLACGPALYVVRVEHRIASLQLLCQQGIASTLREEKDVAKLSIPPRLSTHVSSAFAPTIKPPIPDPNNMRDFVSYPTTGNERLHCTMKRTEDNPEVGGPCYTLYLEYLGGLVPILKGRRISKLRPEFVIMDPKTDGKTDEVYGNSLISSMIDSCNCSDSSDIELSDDWVGKKSPKISRGSKSPKLPRINIDPRKSPKLSRANQEISRSPRLPIRKPSIGSPSLTRREFPLDDITQHNYLAQVTSNIWGTKFKIVGLASFLPSNLGAVVYKTSLLHLQPRQMTIYLPEVRKISVDYINLPMFSPNVFSEDEDDLPVTGASGASEDNPPCTVNIPIAPIHSPAQAMSPTQSIGLVQSLLANQNVQLDVLSTPMATATAADQSQDTVLTAQYTVPTRYSGPGQVIFGGLDVGRLLVAPTPSQQQSQHQQLHQQQQIQQQQTQQQTLQHQQIQQQHIQQQLHQMQQQQLQHQQIQQQQLQHQQIQQQQLQHQQIQQQQLQHQQMQQQQFQQHQQHFQQQHSQMQPQQFQQQHPQMQQQQHPQMQQQQFQQQHPQMQQQQFQQQHPQMQQQQFQQQIQHQQMQLQQHQQMQQQQLQQQHQQMQQQQLQQHHQMQLLQQQHQQMQLQQQQQQQLQQQQVQQQQLIQQHQLQQQQAIQIQITGHSLPQGPPSNPVLQITQSALQVPHPTSDHRTERVEHEQLLKMKPTRSASQLADGDAVVFNTPSEISKMNPPPPYPGTLAAAAASNATAAAASTPCSVGASSGAAGCANSTPPPVDQCLKKGEFTLYPAGAQAVQYPTPLGYERITTFDSSGNVEEVCRPRTRLICNQNVYTLQGPGSSATLRVTSSSGLSSSSADGKKIQLPYASATLNRLTVPRYSIPSGDPPPYPDHANQTNSGRMSGQRIDSTLIHATLRRNSREAALKVSQMLDVRTLPTKAKANALAASYQQRVPPTLYTCSQCSSNGSVSAGGASGGSNGIAGGTIIRQDFPPTGNGAPHSTVIVHSSSASPIPSQSSYNLLSLDGSGSVGGGSAGNRERADYVNSAFTEDEALSQSLRHLAMGTEVTTLTVKQPPPYQWDPSATEEIWIPQERSGTLPTSSTLTGSHKPPPIILTPNQHLDVSRVPIVLSPKSPTSQSSSSFQVPAGYQIALPYSAGAGYSGTQIQAIQAPPRPCSPKEVVAPLSFTQQDPTLVLPPGYPGFACCPLPPMYPGASACAGLPIPPVGLQPWGTYSPCPPTSSPSGTLPVKSSLTVMDKPILSPPPPPPPPPPPPTSDMQEHLGSPDAVAEARESFPEVLSLNESPIPQRADKFGKKSRKRLDNNNRADETNMPAITEGGNKSKKEGRALGDFNSLISSPRLGGRDKKKPKGQKEQLKAKKLSKGTTSEFQDSSESEPELFISGDELMNQSQSNKKSWKTKRNLRAGACELDEIKCRKANEKEDRGLGSQGFVYVMANKQPLWNEATQVYQLDFGGRVTQESAKNFQIELEGRQVMQFGRIDGNAYILDFQYPFSAVQAFAVALANVTQRLK
- the tulp4a gene encoding tubby-related protein 4a isoform X4, which codes for MFAAVEHGPVLCSDSNILCLSWKGRIPKSEKDKPVCRRRYYEEGWLATGNGRGVVGVTFTSSHCRRERPTPQRINFNLRGHNSEVVLVRWNEPFQKLATCDTDGGIFVWIQYEGRWSVELVNDRGAQVSDFTWSHDGTQALISYRDGFVLVGSVSGQRHWSSEINLESQITCGIWTPDDQQVLFGTADGQVIVMDCHGRMLAHILLHESDGIMSMAWNYPSFLVEDSSESDTDSDDYAPPQVHSLKPLLTVCFTSGDISLMNNYDDLSPVLIRSGLKDVVVQWCSQGDLLAVAGMERHAVIPDSSCAPTIKNAIVKFYNVRGEHIYTLDTPAQRPITTLCWGHRDSRLFLACGPALYVVRVEHRIASLQLLCQQGIASTLREEKDVAKLSIPPRLSTHVSSAFAPTIKPPIPDPNNMRDFVSYPTTGNERLHCTMKRTEDNPEVGGPCYTLYLEYLGGLVPILKGRRISKLRPEFVIMDPKTDGKTDEVYGNSLISSMIDSCNCSDSSDIELSDDWVGKKSPKISRGSKSPKLPRINIDPRKSPKLSRANQEISRSPRLPIRKPSIGSPSLTRREFPLDDITQHNYLAQVTSNIWGTKFKIVGLASFLPSNLGAVVYKTSLLHLQPRQMTIYLPEVRKISVDYINLPMFSPNVFSEDEDDLPVTGASGASEDNPPCTVNIPIAPIHSPAQAMSPTQSIGLVQSLLANQNVQLDVLSTPMATATAADQSQDTVLTAQYTVPTRYSGPGQVIFGGLDVGRLLVAPTPSQQQSQHQQLHQQQQIQQQQTQQQTLQHQQIQQQHIQQQLHQMQQQQLQHQQIQQQQLQHQQIQQQQLQHQQIQQQQLQHQQMQQQQFQQHQQHFQQQHSQMQPQQFQQQHPQMQQQQHPQMQQQQFQQQHPQMQQQQFQQQHPQMQQQQFQQQIQHQQMQLQQHQQMQQQQLQQQHQQMQQQQLQQHHQMQLLQQQHQQMQLQQQQQQQLQQQQVQQQQLIQQHQLQQQQAIQIQITGHSLPQGPPSNPVLQITQSALQVPHPTSDHRTERVEHEQLLKMKPTRSASQLADGDAVVFNTPSEISKMNPPPPYPGTLAAAAASNATAAAASTPCSVGASSGAAGCANSTPPPVDQCLKKGEFTLYPAGAQAVQYPTPLGYERITTFDSSGNVEEVCRPRTRLICNQNVYTLQGPGSSATLRVTSSSGLSSSSADGKKIQLPYASATLNRLTVPRYSIPSGDPPPYPDHANQTNSGRMSGQRIDSTLIHATLRRNSREAALKVSQMLDVRTLPTKAKANALAASYQQRVPPTLYTCSQCSSNGSVSAGGASGGSNGIAGGTIIRQDFPPTGNGAPHSTVIVHSSSASPIPSQSSYNLLSLDGSGSVGGGSAGNRERADYVNSAFTEDEALSQSLRHLAMGTEVTTLTVKQPPPYQWDPSATEEIWIPQERSGTLPTSSTLTGSHKPPPIILTPNQHLDVSRVPIVLSPKSPTSQSSSSFQVPAGYQIALPYSAGAGYSGTQIQAIQAPPRPCSPKEVVAPLSFTQQDPTLVLPPGYPGFACCPLPPMYPGASACAGLPIPPVGLQPWGTYSPCPPTSSPSGTLPVKSSLTVMDKPILSPPPPPPPPPPPPTSDMQEHLGSPDAVAEARESFPEVLSLNESPIPQRADKFGKKSRKRLDNNNRADETNMPAITEGGNKSKKEGRALGDFNSLISSPRLGGRDKKKPKGQKEQLKAKKLSKGTTSEFQDSSESEPELFISGDELMNQSQSNKKSWKTKRNLRAGACELDEIKCRKANEKEDRGLGSQGFVYVMANKQPLWNEATQVYQLDFGGRVTQESAKNFQIELEGRQVMQFGRIDGNAYILDFQYPFSAVQAFAVALANVTQRLK
- the tulp4a gene encoding tubby-related protein 4a isoform X3, with protein sequence MFAAVEHGPVLCSDSNILCLSWKGRIPKSEKDKPVCRRRYYEEGWLATGNGRGVVGVTFTSSHCRRERPTPQRINFNLRGHNSEVVLVRWNEPFQKLATCDTDGGIFVWIQYEGRWSVELVNDRGAQVSDFTWSHDGTQALISYRDGFVLVGSVSGQRHWSSEINLESQITCGIWTPDDQQVLFGTADGQVIVMDCHGRMLAHILLHESDGIMSMAWNYPSFLVEDSSESDTDSDDYAPPQVHSLKPLLTVCFTSGDISLMNNYDDLSPVLIRSGLKDVVVQWCSQGDLLAVAGMERHAVIPDSSCAPTIKNAIVKFYNVRGEHIYTLDTPAQRPITTLCWGHRDSRLFLACGPALYVVRVEHRIASLQLLCQQGIASTLREEKDVAKLSIPPRLSTHVSSAFAPTIKPPIPDPNNMRDFVSYPTTGNERLHCTMKRTEDNPEVGGPCYTLYLEYLGGLVPILKGRRISKLRPEFVIMDPKTDGKTDEVYGNSLISSMIDSCNCSDSSDIELSDDWVGKKSPKISRGSKSPKLPRDLVCPFTNRINIDPRKSPKLSRANQEISRSPRLPIRKPSIGSPSLTRREFPLDDITQHNYLAQVTSNIWGTKFKIVGLASFLPSNLGAVVYKTSLLHLQPRQMTIYLPEVRKISVDYINLPMFSPNVFSEDEDDLPVTGASGASEDNPPCTVNIPIAPIHSPAQAMSPTQSIGLVQSLLANQNVQLDVLSTPMATATAADQSQDTVLTAQYTVPTRYSGPGQVIFGGLDVGRLLVAPTPSQQQSQHQQLHQQQQIQQQQTQQQTLQHQQIQQQHIQQQLHQMQQQQLQHQQIQQQQLQHQQIQQQQLQHQQIQQQQLQHQQMQQQQFQQHQQHFQQQHSQMQPQQFQQQHPQMQQQQHPQMQQQQFQQQHPQMQQQQFQQQHPQMQQQQFQQQIQHQQMQLQQHQQMQQQQLQQQHQQMQQQQLQQHHQMQLLQQQHQQMQLQQQQQQQLQQQQVQQQQLIQQHQLQQQQAIQIQITGHSLPQGPPSNPVLQITQSALQVPHPTSDHRTERVEHEQLLKMKPTRSASQLADGDAVVFNTPSEISKMNPPPPYPGTLAAAAASNATAAAASTPCSVGASSGAAGCANSTPPPVDQCLKKGEFTLYPAGAQAVQYPTPLGYERITTFDSSGNVEEVCRPRTRLICNQNVYTLQGPGSSATLRVTSSSGLSSSSADGKKIQLPYASATLNRLTVPRYSIPSGDPPPYPDHANQTNSGRMSGQRIDSTLIHATLRRNSREAALKVSQMLDVRTLPTKAKANALAASYQQRVPPTLYTCSQCSSNGSVSAGGASGGSNGIAGGTIIRQDFPPTGNGAPHSTVIVHSSSASPIPSQSSYNLLSLDGSGSVGGGSAGNRERADYVNSAFTEDEALSQSLRHLAMGTEVTTLTVKQPPPYQWDPSATEEIWIPQERSGTLPTSSTLTGSHKPPPIILTPNQHLDVSRVPIVLSPKSPTSQSSSSFQVPAGYQIALPYSAGAGYSGTQIQAIQAPPRPCSPKEVVAPLSFTQQDPTLVLPPGYPGFACCPLPPMYPGASACAGLPIPPVGLQPWGTYSPCPPTSSPSGTLPVKSSLTVMDKPILSPPPPPPPPPPPPTSDMQEHLGSPDAVAEARESFPEVLSLNESPIPQRADKFGKKSRKRLDNNNRADETNMPAITEGGNKSKKEGRALGDFNSLISSPRLGGRDKKKPKGQKEQLKAKKLSKGTTSEFQDSSESEPELFISGDELMNQSQSNKKSWKTKRNLRAGACELDEIKCRKANEKEDRGLGSQGFVYVMANKQPLWNEATQVYQLDFGGRVTQESAKNFQIELEGRQVMQFGRIDGNAYILDFQYPFSAVQAFAVALANVTQRLK